In Fimbriiglobus ruber, a genomic segment contains:
- a CDS encoding DUF1592 domain-containing protein, with the protein MSHSPWPLWVLRVATVLGVLALAVSGSGTAQKPAAADAKAEYTTTVRPLVQKYCAACHSAKVQKGDLDLERFTSLDLIRKDLKPWQHVIEQLEAGEMPPKEKPQPTADERKRIVAWARGFLDAEARARAGDPGDVPLRRLSNTEYDCTIRDLTGVDLRPTREFPADGAAGEGFTNAAEALSDVSPTLLTKYLNAAKDTADHAVLLPDGFRFSPSKNRRDWTDESTARLRQFYAPYAEGEGRLQVRPYLAAAVRHRDALLAGTTTPAAVAAREKLNAKYFGTLWQTLTHKTPSYPLDAIRARWRTAGDKDVAALADAVAGWQTGLWQAVKVGSYVHSTPNGLAESTSRQVALDPPAAASVPLRVSIKPVPGQPDVTLYLAASEAAPAGPGHVVWQRPRFEGGGKSPLLLRDYAQYGPAFEVDYPSAFIGSAKYLAAVVEVANDRKLSPDDLARKYGLDALFLKQWIKVLAVEPVKNGEPKMIAAVPLELLEEKTARNPARPAVNGWHKRGSNHPIVIANASGKVEQVPGRMAPHGVAVHPSPDEVAAVVWKSPVAGGVRVTARIAHADPTCGNGVAWRLERRRAGSAVVLGEGVIELGQEAKPPAKTLVVEKGDQIVLAVDARDGNHSCDLTEVAFTVTEENPAGRAWHLAADVADSVQAGNPHADKYGNADTWSFARGPSKRGSSGLAPPVPPNSVLGRWRQAAADPNGRTEAAKLAGQVEALLSGPRPTKENDPDRALYDKLVAGNGSLFAGVDVARLAKPRPKGGAYGLPTSRFGGPSADEASLAAGSNEVVAVRLPAALFAGRVFVVDGRLGGPPGDRVVHVRALTAPPKSGGAEGGDTPVLASPDGGAYKRLLQGHDDFRRVFPRFLCYPPVVPSDEVISLKMFHREDEPLARLFLDADARRQLDRLWAEHRFISRQAVAENNYLPTFTGFVTQDQSKELLAFFEGIRPAFKKRADELLADEAAAIPKQLDVLLAFAGQAYRRPAQDKEKADLLALYKAIRGKGAGHEEAFRGVLARVLVAPAFLFRIERAPAGKTPVAVNDWELASRLSYFLWSSAPDDELRSHAAAGRLHEPDVLAAQVRRMLTDDRLRALATEFGTQWIHVRGFDDLKEKNEKLFPTFDADLRKAIYEESILFFQDLFRADRAVTQVLDADYTFLNEKLAKHYGIPGVTGPQWRRVEGVRKYGRGGVLGLASVQTKEAGASRSSPVLRGNWVVETLLGEKLPRPPANVPRLPEEEGDGGLTMRQQVERHAKDAACATCHVRIDPFGFALEKYDPIGRLREKDLGGLAIDTKAKLRDGTEFDGIDGLRTYLLTKKKDVVVRLFCKRLLGYALGRAVALSDETLLDEMVIALNKHGGRVSAVVDAVVRSPQFRMVRGSEFEE; encoded by the coding sequence ATGAGCCATTCTCCCTGGCCGTTATGGGTTCTGCGTGTCGCCACCGTGTTGGGCGTACTCGCACTGGCGGTCAGCGGCTCCGGCACGGCACAGAAGCCCGCCGCGGCCGACGCGAAGGCCGAGTACACCACGACCGTCCGGCCGCTCGTCCAGAAATATTGTGCGGCCTGCCACTCCGCGAAGGTCCAGAAGGGCGACCTCGATCTGGAACGGTTCACTTCGCTCGACCTGATCCGCAAAGACCTCAAGCCCTGGCAGCACGTCATCGAACAGCTTGAGGCGGGCGAGATGCCGCCGAAGGAGAAGCCGCAGCCCACGGCCGACGAGCGCAAACGGATCGTCGCCTGGGCCCGCGGGTTTCTGGACGCCGAGGCCCGCGCGCGGGCCGGCGACCCGGGGGACGTCCCGCTCCGCCGGCTGAGTAACACCGAATACGATTGCACGATCCGCGACCTGACCGGCGTCGACCTGCGGCCGACCCGCGAGTTCCCGGCCGACGGGGCGGCCGGCGAGGGGTTCACCAACGCCGCCGAGGCGCTTTCGGACGTTTCCCCGACGCTCCTCACCAAGTACCTCAACGCGGCCAAAGACACCGCCGACCACGCCGTCCTGCTGCCCGACGGGTTCCGGTTCTCGCCGTCGAAGAACCGCCGCGACTGGACCGACGAAAGCACCGCCCGCCTCCGCCAGTTTTACGCCCCGTATGCCGAGGGCGAGGGCCGCCTACAGGTCCGCCCGTACCTCGCGGCCGCCGTCCGCCACCGCGACGCATTGCTCGCCGGCACTACCACGCCCGCAGCCGTCGCGGCCCGGGAAAAGCTGAATGCGAAGTACTTCGGCACACTCTGGCAAACCCTGACGCACAAAACCCCGTCGTACCCGCTCGACGCGATCCGCGCCCGATGGCGAACGGCCGGGGACAAGGACGTGGCCGCCCTCGCCGATGCGGTCGCGGGGTGGCAGACCGGGTTGTGGCAGGCGGTGAAGGTCGGTAGCTACGTCCACTCGACCCCCAACGGCCTCGCGGAGAGTACGAGCCGCCAGGTCGCGCTCGACCCGCCCGCGGCCGCTTCGGTCCCGCTCCGCGTGTCGATCAAGCCGGTGCCGGGCCAGCCCGACGTCACGCTGTACCTGGCCGCCAGCGAGGCGGCGCCGGCCGGTCCCGGGCACGTCGTCTGGCAACGCCCCCGGTTCGAGGGGGGCGGTAAGTCCCCGCTCCTCTTGCGGGACTACGCCCAGTACGGGCCGGCCTTTGAGGTCGATTACCCGTCCGCGTTCATCGGCAGCGCGAAGTACCTTGCCGCCGTGGTGGAGGTAGCCAACGACCGGAAGCTCTCGCCGGACGACCTGGCCAGGAAGTACGGGCTCGACGCTCTGTTCTTGAAGCAATGGATCAAAGTGCTGGCCGTCGAGCCGGTCAAGAACGGTGAGCCGAAGATGATTGCCGCAGTGCCGCTGGAACTGCTGGAAGAAAAGACCGCGAGAAACCCCGCGCGCCCCGCCGTCAACGGCTGGCACAAACGGGGCAGCAACCACCCGATCGTCATCGCGAACGCTTCGGGCAAGGTGGAGCAGGTGCCCGGCCGGATGGCGCCGCATGGGGTCGCGGTCCACCCGTCGCCCGACGAAGTTGCCGCTGTCGTCTGGAAGAGCCCGGTGGCCGGGGGCGTCCGGGTCACGGCCCGCATCGCCCACGCAGACCCGACGTGCGGCAACGGCGTCGCGTGGCGGCTCGAACGGCGGCGAGCCGGGTCGGCGGTCGTTCTCGGCGAGGGGGTGATCGAACTCGGTCAGGAAGCGAAGCCGCCGGCCAAGACGCTGGTGGTCGAAAAGGGCGATCAGATCGTGTTGGCGGTGGACGCCCGGGACGGCAATCACAGCTGCGATTTGACCGAAGTCGCGTTCACCGTCACGGAAGAGAACCCGGCCGGGCGCGCGTGGCACCTCGCGGCGGACGTGGCCGACAGTGTCCAGGCCGGCAACCCGCACGCGGACAAGTACGGGAACGCGGACACCTGGAGTTTTGCCCGCGGGCCGTCGAAGCGGGGGAGCAGCGGGCTGGCTCCGCCGGTCCCGCCGAACTCGGTTCTCGGCCGGTGGCGCCAGGCGGCCGCCGACCCCAACGGGCGGACCGAGGCGGCGAAACTCGCCGGGCAGGTCGAAGCCTTGCTGTCCGGGCCGCGGCCGACAAAAGAAAACGATCCCGACCGCGCCCTCTACGACAAGCTCGTGGCGGGGAACGGCTCGTTGTTCGCGGGGGTCGACGTCGCCCGGCTCGCGAAGCCACGGCCGAAGGGGGGCGCTTACGGTCTACCGACGAGCCGCTTCGGCGGACCGTCCGCGGACGAGGCCAGCCTCGCCGCCGGTTCAAACGAGGTCGTCGCGGTGCGGCTGCCGGCGGCCCTGTTCGCCGGTCGCGTGTTCGTGGTCGACGGCCGGCTGGGCGGCCCGCCCGGCGACCGCGTCGTTCACGTCCGGGCGCTAACCGCGCCGCCCAAGTCGGGCGGTGCGGAGGGCGGTGACACTCCGGTGCTGGCGTCGCCGGACGGCGGGGCGTACAAGCGACTCCTCCAGGGGCACGACGATTTCCGCCGGGTGTTCCCGAGGTTTCTTTGCTACCCGCCCGTCGTCCCGAGCGATGAGGTCATTTCGCTGAAGATGTTCCACCGCGAGGACGAGCCGCTCGCCCGGCTGTTTCTCGACGCGGACGCCCGGCGGCAACTCGATCGCCTGTGGGCCGAGCACCGGTTCATCAGCCGGCAAGCCGTGGCCGAGAACAACTACCTGCCGACGTTCACCGGTTTCGTCACACAGGACCAGTCGAAAGAACTGCTCGCATTCTTCGAGGGGATTCGGCCGGCCTTCAAGAAACGGGCCGACGAACTCCTGGCGGACGAGGCGGCGGCGATCCCGAAGCAGCTCGACGTGCTGCTGGCGTTCGCCGGCCAAGCGTACCGGCGACCGGCGCAAGACAAGGAAAAAGCCGACCTGCTCGCCTTGTACAAGGCGATCCGCGGGAAGGGGGCCGGACACGAGGAGGCTTTCCGCGGCGTGCTAGCTCGTGTGCTGGTCGCGCCCGCGTTCCTGTTCCGCATCGAGCGGGCGCCGGCAGGCAAGACGCCGGTTGCCGTCAACGACTGGGAACTGGCTTCCCGCCTGAGCTATTTCCTGTGGTCGAGCGCGCCCGACGACGAGCTGCGATCACATGCCGCCGCGGGGCGACTCCACGAGCCGGACGTGCTGGCGGCCCAGGTCCGGCGGATGCTGACAGACGACCGACTCCGGGCGCTGGCCACCGAGTTCGGTACGCAATGGATTCACGTCCGCGGGTTCGACGACCTCAAGGAGAAGAACGAGAAGCTGTTCCCCACGTTCGACGCCGACCTGCGGAAGGCGATTTACGAAGAATCGATCCTGTTCTTCCAGGACCTCTTCCGGGCCGACCGAGCAGTGACGCAAGTTCTCGACGCGGATTACACATTCCTCAACGAGAAACTGGCGAAGCATTACGGCATCCCGGGCGTAACCGGGCCACAATGGCGGCGGGTCGAAGGCGTGCGGAAGTACGGCCGAGGCGGTGTGTTGGGGCTGGCGAGCGTGCAGACCAAGGAAGCCGGGGCGTCGCGGTCGAGCCCCGTTCTTCGGGGCAACTGGGTGGTGGAAACGCTGCTCGGGGAGAAACTCCCCCGGCCGCCGGCGAACGTCCCGCGGTTGCCCGAGGAAGAAGGCGACGGCGGCCTGACGATGCGGCAGCAAGTCGAGCGGCACGCGAAGGACGCGGCCTGCGCGACCTGCCACGTCCGTATCGACCCGTTCGGGTTCGCCCTGGAGAAGTACGATCCCATCGGCCGGCTGCGGGAAAAAGACCTCGGCGGGCTGGCGATCGACACGAAGGCGAAACTCCGAGACGGCACCGAGTTCGACGGCATCGACGGCCTGCGAACGTACCTGCTAACCAAAAAGAAAGACGTGGTCGTGCGGCTCTTCTGCAAGCGGCTCCTCGGCTACGCGCTGGGTCGTGCCGTGGCCCTGTCGGACGAGACACTGCTCGACGAGATGGTAATCGCGCTAAACAAGCACGGCGGACGAGTATCGGCTGTCGTGGATGCGGTCGTGCGCAGCCCGCAGTTCCGGATGGTGCGAGGCAGCGAATTCGAGGAGTAA